One Nostoc sp. UHCC 0302 DNA window includes the following coding sequences:
- the hetR gene encoding heterocyst differentiation master regulator HetR, producing MSNDIDLIKRLSPSAMDQIMLYLAFSAMRTSGHRHGAFLDAAATAAKCAIYMTYLEQGQNLRMTGHLHHLEPKRVKIIVEEVRQALTEGKLLKMLGSQEPRYLIQLPYIWLEKFPWQPGRSRVPGTSLTSEEKKQIEQKLPTNLPDAQLVTSFEFLDLIEFLHKRSQEDLPPEHQMPLSEALGEHIKRRLIYSGTVTRIDSPWGMPFYALTRPFYAPADDQERTYIMVEDTARYFRMMKNWAERRPNSMRLLEELDIQADRLEQAMEELDEVIRAWADKYHQEGGIPMTLQTAFGKTED from the coding sequence ATGAGTAACGACATAGATCTGATTAAACGTCTAAGCCCCAGTGCGATGGATCAGATCATGCTTTATCTGGCTTTTAGTGCCATGCGGACGAGTGGGCACAGGCATGGGGCATTTTTAGATGCCGCGGCAACAGCAGCAAAGTGTGCAATTTACATGACCTATCTAGAGCAGGGACAAAACCTGCGAATGACCGGTCATTTGCACCACCTGGAGCCGAAACGGGTAAAGATTATTGTAGAAGAAGTCAGGCAGGCGCTAACAGAAGGCAAGCTGCTGAAGATGCTGGGTTCTCAAGAACCTCGCTATCTGATTCAATTGCCTTATATCTGGTTAGAAAAGTTTCCTTGGCAACCAGGGCGATCGCGCGTTCCTGGAACCAGTCTGACAAGTGAAGAAAAAAAACAAATAGAGCAGAAACTGCCGACTAATCTTCCTGATGCTCAGTTAGTTACCTCCTTTGAGTTTCTGGATTTGATTGAGTTTCTGCACAAGCGATCGCAAGAGGACTTGCCACCCGAACACCAAATGCCCTTAAGTGAAGCCTTGGGGGAACACATCAAGCGTCGTCTGATCTACTCAGGCACAGTGACACGCATTGATTCTCCCTGGGGAATGCCCTTCTATGCTCTGACTCGTCCTTTCTATGCTCCAGCCGACGACCAAGAGCGCACTTACATCATGGTGGAAGATACTGCTCGCTACTTCCGAATGATGAAAAACTGGGCAGAACGACGGCCAAACTCCATGCGCTTGTTGGAAGAACTTGATATCCAAGCAGACCGATTGGAGCAGGCGATGGAAGAATTAGATGAAGTTATCCGCGCTTGGGCAGATAAATATCACCAAGAAGGTGGTATTCCAATGACTTTACAGACAGCTTTTGGTAAAACAGAAGACTGA
- the rpsD gene encoding 30S ribosomal protein S4, protein MSRYRGPRLRIVRRLGDLPGLTRKSARRAYPPGQHGQNRKKRSEYAIRLEEKQKLRFNYGLTEKQLLRYVRKARRVTGSTGQVLLQLLEMRLDNTVFRLGIAPTIPAARQLVNHGHVNVNGRVVNIASYQTRPGDVISVRDREQSRKLVETNLQYPGLANLPSHLEFDKNKLTGKVNSVIEREWVALQVNELLVVEYYSRQA, encoded by the coding sequence ATGTCCCGATATCGAGGGCCACGCCTCAGAATTGTACGTCGCTTGGGCGACCTGCCAGGATTAACTCGTAAAAGTGCTAGACGCGCTTATCCGCCAGGGCAGCATGGTCAGAACCGCAAGAAGCGCTCTGAGTACGCTATCCGTTTAGAGGAAAAGCAAAAGCTCCGCTTCAACTATGGTTTGACAGAAAAGCAACTGCTCCGCTATGTACGGAAAGCCAGACGTGTTACTGGTTCTACCGGACAAGTGCTGCTGCAATTGCTAGAAATGCGCTTGGATAATACCGTTTTTCGTTTGGGTATAGCTCCGACTATCCCAGCAGCTCGTCAGTTGGTGAATCACGGTCACGTCAATGTTAACGGTCGTGTAGTTAATATTGCTAGCTACCAAACCCGTCCCGGTGATGTAATTTCTGTTAGGGATCGGGAACAATCCCGGAAGTTGGTGGAAACTAACTTGCAGTATCCCGGTTTAGCAAACCTCCCTAGCCATTTGGAGTTTGACAAAAATAAGTTAACTGGGAAAGTTAACAGCGTTATTGAACGCGAATGGGTGGCACTACAAGTTAATGAACTCCTTGTGGTGGAATACTACTCACGGCAAGCGTAA
- the moaA gene encoding GTP 3',8-cyclase MoaA, producing the protein MNQLDYLRISLIDRCNFRCQYCMPEGAELDYILKQQLLTDAELLTLIQEVFIPLGFTRFRLTGGEPLLRLRVTDLVRAIASLPQIEDLSMTTNGFLLAPMAQNLYDAGLRRINISLDSLDPDTFDQIIGNHGRSRWQQVWHGIQAAYNVGFDPLKLNVVVIPGINDHEVLDLAALTIDKQWHVRFIEFMPIGNWHLFGDRGWVTSAELRQRIRECWGLTESQVRGAGPADVFRIPGALGTLGFISQMSECFCDRCNRMRLSADGWLRPCLLNETGQIDLKTALRSGVSTAQLQTQVRKLLAIKPEINYKQRDSGITGTYTRTMSQIGG; encoded by the coding sequence ATGAACCAGTTAGACTACCTCAGAATTAGCTTAATTGATCGCTGCAATTTCCGTTGTCAATACTGTATGCCAGAGGGAGCAGAATTAGACTATATCCTCAAGCAGCAGTTGTTAACTGATGCGGAACTGCTAACTCTGATTCAAGAGGTGTTTATCCCTTTAGGCTTTACTCGGTTTCGTTTGACTGGTGGGGAACCTCTGCTACGTCTCCGTGTGACGGACTTAGTAAGAGCGATCGCATCTCTCCCCCAAATTGAAGACCTTTCAATGACAACCAATGGGTTTTTACTAGCCCCAATGGCGCAAAATCTCTACGATGCTGGTCTACGCCGAATTAATATTAGTCTAGACTCTCTCGATCCCGACACTTTTGATCAAATTATCGGTAATCATGGTCGTTCCCGTTGGCAACAAGTTTGGCATGGAATTCAAGCTGCCTATAACGTTGGATTTGACCCGCTGAAGCTGAATGTAGTGGTGATTCCTGGGATCAACGACCACGAAGTTCTAGATTTAGCTGCCCTAACTATTGACAAACAGTGGCACGTTAGATTTATTGAGTTTATGCCCATTGGCAATTGGCATTTGTTTGGCGATCGCGGTTGGGTAACTTCCGCCGAGTTGCGACAACGCATCCGTGAATGTTGGGGCTTGACAGAATCACAAGTTCGTGGTGCAGGCCCCGCTGATGTGTTTCGGATTCCAGGAGCCTTGGGAACACTAGGATTTATCAGTCAGATGTCGGAGTGTTTTTGCGATCGTTGTAACCGGATGCGCCTTAGTGCTGATGGGTGGCTGCGTCCCTGTTTATTGAATGAAACTGGTCAAATAGACTTAAAAACTGCTTTGCGTTCCGGTGTCAGCACCGCTCAATTACAAACGCAGGTCAGGAAGTTACTGGCAATCAAGCCAGAAATTAACTACAAACAGCGTGATTCTGGGATTACGGGTACATACACCCGCACTATGTCACAAATTGGTGGATAA
- a CDS encoding trypsin-like peptidase domain-containing protein, with protein MLKSKQFIFTCVATISAVTLSIWASVSAQTQSQPAKPSFTKVQNPAVFKLQTKGEPSVLNQPEDKEPPGNRRAIIGSDDRIPMTSRKYPWSAVGKIEGTGDDGSYSCTGTLIAEDVVLTNAHCVINPETGKVSKAIAFLPNLINGIVRDQKDVAYATSVYYGTDFKRGNLEDFVDDWAVLKLDKPLGRKYGYLGWKSFPASTLIGDTKKFALVGYSGDFPNPKKKGYEALTAGESMTAGVHLGCSILRQRDNLFYHNCDTTGGASGGAIITNIDGKYYIVALHSGWNKVNGLVLNRAVEISRLDEWLRRNQ; from the coding sequence ATGTTGAAATCTAAACAATTTATTTTTACCTGTGTAGCAACAATTAGTGCCGTGACTTTGAGTATTTGGGCATCAGTTTCAGCGCAAACACAATCTCAACCAGCCAAACCAAGCTTTACTAAAGTTCAAAATCCAGCAGTATTTAAGTTGCAAACCAAGGGAGAACCTTCAGTGCTTAATCAGCCTGAAGATAAAGAACCTCCTGGAAATCGGCGGGCAATTATTGGCTCAGACGATCGCATTCCCATGACTAGCCGAAAATACCCTTGGTCAGCAGTTGGAAAAATTGAGGGAACAGGTGATGATGGGAGTTATAGTTGCACGGGAACGTTAATTGCTGAAGACGTTGTTTTAACCAATGCTCATTGTGTAATTAATCCAGAAACCGGAAAGGTGAGTAAAGCGATCGCATTTTTACCGAACTTAATTAACGGTATCGTCCGGGATCAAAAGGATGTGGCTTATGCAACCAGTGTTTATTACGGCACAGACTTCAAACGGGGAAATTTAGAGGATTTCGTAGACGACTGGGCTGTTTTGAAACTAGACAAGCCCCTCGGTAGGAAATACGGATATTTAGGCTGGAAATCTTTCCCAGCTTCTACTCTAATTGGAGATACAAAAAAATTTGCTTTAGTAGGCTACTCTGGTGATTTCCCTAATCCTAAGAAAAAAGGATACGAAGCCCTGACCGCCGGTGAAAGCATGACTGCTGGTGTTCATTTAGGTTGCAGCATCCTTCGCCAGAGGGATAACTTATTTTACCACAACTGCGATACTACTGGCGGTGCATCTGGAGGAGCAATTATCACTAACATTGACGGCAAGTATTATATTGTCGCCCTTCACTCTGGCTGGAATAAAGTTAATGGATTGGTGTTGAACCGCGCAGTAGAAATATCTCGCTTGGATGAGTGGTTGCGACGAAATCAGTAG
- a CDS encoding tetratricopeptide repeat protein, whose translation MTFLLTGVLLFDAVGATPRSTRLQIVQQSQTTQQDVKGASVQGKQLLDEAKKLYEQGTTESKQQAIAKYEEALKIWREIGDRNSEATTLFALGTLYFVASDNQKALEYFNQALVIRREIKDRFGEAVMLSSVAGAYSNLGDQQKALSYYNQALSFFHTNKKPDFEAITLISIGGVQFQLGETKQALDSYNQALVIQRGQKNLDGQADTLQAIGLIYSQLGEPQKALDSYNQVLKIQRTRKDLVGQSLVLNHIASVYSSFGQHQKVLNSLNQALELQRQAQATLSGTALVFNLKDQASIIMALAGAYNSSGEPQKAVDYYNQARALFQKAGDPYGEASVLNQISFVYDQLGEKQKALDSLNQALMLQRARKDRAREAFTLSLIAGIYQSFGDYQQALNSYNQGLDLNRQVNNQAGEADTLKDIATVYSSLGDYKLSIETSSQALDIFKKIGDRTQEAQVLENIGNAYRVTEDYLKALEYFNQARKLQREQGNVIQEFATLAGIIRTYESLKDYSKALDASNQALSLSHQQKNTFTEALALAYLGRVYQASGDYQKALSFSQQAASGLQKLGNRYAEANALGNIGKAYNSLKQSQQAIATYNQQLALQRRLGDHTGEADTFYNLAFTERTRGNLNAALPQIEATIKIVEDTRSKVTSGELRTSYFATVQKYYEFYIDLLMQLHQQNPSKGYDALALQASERSRARGLIELLTEANVDIKKGVDPKLLAEERRLQWRIDAKEKKLSQLASQKEAPDQVVTATTQEIETLLKQKQELEAKIRTTNSEYAALKYPNPITLKEIQQQLDKETLLLEYSLGKERSYLWAVTPTSVNSYQLPGREQIEKAAKNLYNNYLKNPGMQGVSPEETAKAADELSKLILAPVAEKLGQKRLVIVGDEALQYIPFAALNDLTPQPPSLVGKGEQVQLPSPTRGGVGGEVYQPLVVNHEIISLPSASTIAILRKELKGRTKAPKTLAILADPVYSAEDERVTGKSPNTPNNPDIQLQQSALQQSVRSVNRSQIERLKDTRTEAQEILKLVSSSDKLQALDFDANYNWATSKQLSQYRMLHFATHGFLDSNDPELSGIVLSLVDKQGKPQRGFLRLNEIFNLNLPTELVVLSACETGLGQEVKGEGLVGLTRGLMYGGAARVVVSLWSVDDEATSLLMRKFYSEMLQQNKSPSAALRAAQLKLWQQEQWRNPYSWAGFTLLGEWRE comes from the coding sequence TTGACTTTTTTATTGACTGGAGTTTTGCTATTTGATGCGGTGGGAGCAACACCCAGAAGTACAAGATTGCAGATAGTACAACAATCACAAACAACACAACAGGATGTAAAAGGAGCCTCTGTACAGGGAAAACAACTGTTGGATGAAGCAAAGAAGCTGTATGAGCAAGGCACAACAGAATCTAAGCAACAGGCGATCGCAAAATATGAAGAAGCACTAAAAATCTGGCGAGAAATAGGCGATCGCAATTCGGAAGCTACGACACTTTTTGCCCTCGGAACTCTCTACTTTGTCGCGAGTGACAACCAAAAAGCACTGGAATATTTTAATCAAGCACTAGTTATCAGACGTGAAATCAAAGACCGTTTTGGAGAAGCTGTTATGCTCTCTTCTGTTGCTGGTGCTTATTCCAACTTGGGTGATCAACAAAAAGCGCTCTCATATTACAACCAAGCACTGTCATTCTTTCACACCAACAAAAAACCTGATTTTGAAGCAATAACGCTGATTAGCATTGGCGGAGTTCAATTTCAATTGGGCGAAACCAAGCAGGCACTTGATTCCTATAATCAAGCCCTTGTAATTCAACGTGGTCAAAAGAATCTGGATGGACAAGCTGACACTCTCCAGGCGATCGGCTTAATATACTCCCAATTAGGTGAACCTCAAAAGGCTTTAGACTCTTACAATCAGGTATTGAAGATCCAACGTACGAGGAAGGATTTGGTTGGGCAATCCCTTGTTCTCAACCATATCGCCTCAGTCTACTCCTCTTTCGGTCAGCATCAAAAGGTACTTAACTCTTTAAACCAAGCGCTAGAATTGCAACGGCAAGCGCAGGCAACTCTTTCAGGAACAGCCCTTGTATTTAATCTTAAAGATCAAGCTTCTATTATTATGGCGCTCGCTGGAGCCTATAATTCCTCAGGCGAGCCTCAGAAGGCAGTAGATTACTATAATCAAGCGCGAGCGCTCTTCCAAAAAGCAGGTGATCCTTATGGAGAAGCCTCTGTTCTCAACCAAATCAGCTTTGTCTATGACCAATTGGGTGAAAAGCAGAAAGCGCTGGATTCCTTAAACCAAGCACTTATGCTTCAGCGTGCCAGAAAAGATCGTGCCAGAGAAGCCTTTACACTGAGCCTCATCGCTGGAATTTATCAGTCATTCGGCGATTATCAGCAAGCACTCAATTCTTACAACCAAGGACTGGATCTTAATCGTCAGGTGAATAATCAAGCTGGAGAAGCGGATACCCTCAAAGATATTGCTACAGTTTACAGTTCATTGGGCGACTATAAGTTAAGTATTGAGACTTCTAGCCAAGCACTGGATATATTTAAAAAGATAGGCGATCGCACACAAGAAGCTCAAGTCCTAGAAAACATTGGCAATGCTTACCGAGTCACAGAAGATTATCTCAAAGCACTGGAGTACTTCAATCAGGCGCGGAAGTTGCAACGCGAACAGGGAAATGTTATTCAGGAATTTGCCACACTTGCAGGCATCATCAGGACTTATGAATCATTAAAAGATTATTCTAAAGCGCTTGATGCTTCCAATCAGGCGCTTTCTTTGTCACATCAACAAAAAAATACCTTTACCGAAGCTCTTGCCCTTGCCTACTTAGGTAGAGTCTACCAAGCGTCAGGCGATTATCAAAAAGCACTCTCATTTTCTCAACAAGCAGCGTCTGGTTTGCAGAAGTTAGGGAATCGGTATGCAGAAGCTAATGCTTTGGGCAATATTGGTAAAGCTTACAATTCATTAAAACAATCCCAACAAGCGATCGCAACTTACAACCAACAATTAGCATTGCAGAGAAGATTAGGCGATCATACAGGTGAAGCTGACACATTTTACAATCTTGCGTTTACAGAACGCACGAGAGGTAATCTCAACGCCGCCCTTCCCCAAATAGAAGCAACAATTAAAATCGTTGAAGATACACGTAGTAAAGTCACCAGTGGAGAACTGCGTACTTCCTACTTTGCAACTGTGCAGAAGTATTACGAGTTTTATATTGACCTGTTGATGCAGTTACACCAACAAAACCCATCAAAAGGATACGATGCCTTAGCACTGCAAGCAAGCGAACGTTCCCGCGCTAGAGGTTTGATAGAACTACTCACAGAAGCTAACGTAGATATCAAAAAAGGTGTTGACCCCAAACTCTTAGCAGAAGAACGGCGTTTACAATGGCGTATTGATGCCAAAGAGAAAAAACTCTCACAACTAGCAAGTCAAAAAGAAGCACCAGATCAAGTCGTAACAGCCACTACACAAGAAATTGAAACCCTGCTCAAGCAAAAGCAAGAACTTGAGGCAAAAATCCGCACGACTAACTCTGAATATGCAGCACTCAAGTATCCTAACCCCATCACCTTAAAGGAAATTCAACAGCAACTAGATAAAGAAACCCTGCTATTAGAGTATTCTTTGGGTAAAGAACGCAGCTATTTGTGGGCAGTCACACCCACTTCTGTTAATAGTTATCAACTTCCTGGACGCGAACAAATAGAAAAAGCGGCAAAGAATTTATACAACAACTATTTAAAAAACCCAGGGATGCAAGGAGTATCTCCTGAAGAAACAGCTAAAGCTGCTGACGAACTCAGCAAACTTATCCTTGCACCAGTAGCTGAAAAGTTGGGGCAAAAACGTTTAGTAATTGTTGGTGATGAGGCTTTGCAATATATTCCTTTTGCAGCATTAAATGACCTAACCCCCCAGCCCCCTTCCCTGGTAGGGAAGGGGGAGCAAGTTCAACTCCCCTCCCCTACTAGGGGAGGGGTTGGGGGAGAGGTCTATCAGCCATTGGTTGTCAACCATGAAATTATTAGTCTGCCTTCCGCCTCTACGATTGCCATTCTCCGCAAAGAACTCAAAGGACGCACCAAAGCACCGAAAACTCTAGCCATCCTTGCAGATCCGGTATACAGTGCTGAAGATGAGCGCGTCACTGGCAAATCCCCAAATACCCCTAATAACCCTGATATTCAACTACAACAGTCAGCCCTCCAGCAGTCAGTAAGAAGTGTTAACCGCAGCCAGATTGAAAGGCTCAAAGACACTCGCACTGAGGCACAGGAGATTCTCAAACTAGTATCGTCGTCAGATAAGCTGCAAGCTTTGGATTTTGATGCTAACTACAACTGGGCAACCAGCAAACAACTTAGCCAATACCGAATGCTGCATTTTGCCACTCACGGCTTTCTAGACAGCAATGACCCAGAATTATCAGGCATAGTACTATCTCTAGTTGATAAACAAGGCAAGCCCCAAAGAGGCTTTCTGCGGTTGAATGAAATCTTCAACCTTAATTTACCAACAGAATTAGTGGTGCTAAGTGCCTGTGAAACTGGATTAGGGCAGGAAGTGAAGGGAGAAGGATTAGTAGGGTTGACAAGAGGGCTAATGTATGGAGGCGCAGCGAGGGTTGTAGTGTCTTTATGGAGCGTTGACGACGAGGCGACATCCCTATTAATGCGAAAATTTTACAGCGAAATGTTACAGCAAAATAAGTCCCCATCTGCCGCCTTGAGAGCTGCACAGCTCAAATTATGGCAACAGGAGCAGTGGCGAAATCCTTACTCTTGGGCAGGCTTTACCTTACTTGGCGAATGGCGAGAATAA
- a CDS encoding tetratricopeptide repeat protein, with amino-acid sequence MRINHKSQRILWCLLASFSRYSLTFLLTVVLLSDAVGAIPRNARWQIAQQSVTTQDAKRASARELLTQAQKLDEQGTVESKRQAIAKYQQAVKIWQEIGEHNLTTTILQRIGSLYFQLGETKKAIESYNQTLNIQVAEKDLIGQADTLNTIGRIYTELGEPQKALNSLNQALEIQRTRKDLVGQANNLTFIGAVYLSLGENQKTLVFLNQALELQRQAQRNLSGTALALNLTQQASTLMVIAGTYNALGESQKALDYYNQTRSLLQKLGNRNAEAEVLNQISFVYESLGEKQKALDSLNQALVLQSANQNRARKAFTLSNIAGIYQSLGDYQQALNSYNQALDLCRQVGDRSTEASILKGIALVYSSLGDYTLSVETYNQALTIFKSIGDRGQEAQTLDSIGSVYRVTEDYPKALDNYNQALKLWREQGAVFQEFGTLTGVIRAYESLKDYPKALEAANQALLLARQQKSSFTEASALAFLGRIYQASGDYQKALSFSQQAVAGMQKFGRRDAAAKVLGNIGDTYNSLKQSQQAIATYNQQLILQRRLGDRTGEADALYNLAVTERTRGNLNAALPQIEATIKIVEDTRSKVTSEELRTSYFATVQKYYEFYIDLLMQLHKQNPSKGYDALALQASERSRARGLVELLTEANVDIKKDVDTKLLAEETNLQWRIDAKEKKLSQLANQDSTPKQLTDLTEEIKNLLNQQQQLKIKIRSQNPEYAALKYPDPITLKEIQQQLDKDTLLLEYSLGKERSYLWAVTPNSLNSYELPGREQIEKVAKNLYSYLKNRRMQRVSGEATAQPTEELSKLILAPVAEKLGQKRLLIVGDEALQYIPFAALNDLTPPSLVGKGEQVQLPSPTRGGVGGEVYQPLVVNHEIINLPSASTIAILRKELKGRTKAPKNLAVLADPVFSAEDERVSIKPSNITNDPDIQLQASALKRSVSNINLGNMERLKGTRTEAQEILKLVPSSDELQALDFDANYNWATSKQLSQYRIVHFATHGLVDSNDPELSGIVLSLVDKQGRPQRGLLRLDDIFNLNLPAELVVLSACKTGLGKEVKGEGLVGLTRGLMYAGTARVVVSLWNVDDEATSLLMQKFYNQMLQRGLSPAAALRAAQLQLWQQEQWRDPYSWAGFTLLGEWRE; translated from the coding sequence ATGAGGATAAACCACAAGTCGCAGCGGATTTTATGGTGTTTGCTAGCCAGTTTTTCCCGCTACAGCTTAACTTTTTTGCTAACTGTGGTTTTGCTGTCTGATGCAGTTGGGGCAATACCGAGAAATGCAAGATGGCAGATAGCACAACAGTCAGTAACAACGCAAGATGCAAAACGAGCCTCGGCGCGGGAACTGTTGACACAAGCGCAAAAACTTGATGAGCAAGGCACGGTAGAATCTAAACGACAGGCGATCGCAAAATATCAACAAGCAGTTAAAATCTGGCAAGAAATCGGCGAGCACAATTTGACAACTACGATATTACAAAGAATTGGCAGCCTCTACTTTCAATTAGGCGAGACGAAAAAGGCAATCGAATCATACAATCAAACTCTAAATATTCAAGTTGCTGAGAAAGATTTGATTGGACAAGCTGATACTCTCAACACTATCGGCAGAATCTACACCGAATTGGGCGAACCACAAAAAGCATTAAACTCCTTAAATCAGGCTTTAGAAATCCAACGCACTAGGAAGGATTTAGTTGGACAAGCTAATAACCTAACCTTCATTGGTGCAGTCTATTTGTCTTTAGGCGAAAATCAAAAAACACTTGTGTTTTTAAACCAAGCGCTGGAACTACAACGCCAAGCCCAAAGAAATTTATCTGGAACAGCCCTGGCGTTGAACCTGACTCAGCAAGCTTCTACTCTGATGGTGATTGCTGGAACCTATAATGCATTAGGGGAATCTCAGAAGGCTTTAGATTACTATAACCAAACGCGATCGCTCTTGCAAAAATTGGGTAATCGCAATGCAGAAGCTGAAGTTCTCAACCAAATTAGCTTTGTCTACGAATCTTTGGGCGAAAAGCAAAAAGCCCTCGATTCTTTGAACCAAGCACTTGTGCTTCAAAGCGCTAATCAAAATCGCGCGAGAAAAGCCTTCACCCTCAGTAACATCGCAGGAATTTATCAATCATTGGGGGATTATCAGCAAGCGCTCAACTCATACAATCAAGCACTGGATTTATGCCGTCAGGTTGGCGATCGCTCCACAGAAGCATCTATACTCAAGGGTATCGCTTTAGTATACAGTTCACTGGGTGATTATACTTTAAGTGTTGAAACTTATAATCAAGCACTAACGATATTTAAGAGCATAGGCGATCGCGGCCAAGAAGCTCAAACTTTAGACAGCATTGGCAGCGTTTACCGAGTCACGGAAGATTATCCCAAAGCTTTAGATAATTACAACCAAGCGCTGAAATTATGGCGTGAACAAGGGGCTGTTTTTCAAGAATTCGGCACACTTACAGGCGTTATTAGGGCTTATGAGTCATTAAAGGATTATCCGAAAGCACTTGAGGCTGCAAACCAAGCGCTTTTATTAGCACGCCAACAAAAAAGCAGTTTTACCGAAGCCTCTGCCCTGGCGTTTTTAGGTAGGATATACCAAGCGTCGGGTGATTATCAAAAAGCACTGTCATTCTCTCAACAGGCTGTAGCTGGAATGCAGAAGTTTGGGCGTCGAGATGCAGCAGCTAAGGTTTTAGGTAATATTGGCGATACTTACAATTCATTAAAACAATCCCAACAAGCGATCGCAACTTACAATCAACAATTAATATTGCAGAGAAGGTTAGGCGATCGTACAGGTGAAGCTGACGCATTGTATAATCTTGCGGTTACAGAACGCACTAGAGGTAATCTCAACGCCGCTCTTCCCCAAATAGAAGCAACAATTAAAATCGTTGAGGATACACGTAGCAAAGTCACCAGCGAAGAACTGCGTACTTCCTACTTTGCAACTGTGCAGAAGTATTACGAGTTCTACATTGACCTGTTGATGCAATTACACAAGCAAAACCCATCAAAAGGATACGATGCGTTAGCACTGCAAGCAAGTGAACGTTCTCGCGCCAGAGGTTTGGTAGAACTGTTAACAGAAGCCAATGTAGATATTAAAAAAGACGTTGACACGAAGCTACTAGCAGAAGAAACCAATTTGCAATGGCGCATCGATGCCAAAGAGAAAAAACTTTCACAGCTAGCCAATCAAGATAGTACTCCCAAACAATTAACAGACCTGACCGAAGAAATTAAAAACCTCCTGAATCAGCAGCAACAGCTCAAGATAAAAATTCGCAGCCAAAATCCTGAGTACGCCGCACTAAAGTATCCTGACCCCATCACCTTAAAAGAAATTCAGCAGCAACTAGATAAAGATACCCTGCTATTAGAGTATTCTTTGGGCAAAGAACGCAGCTATCTGTGGGCAGTTACACCCAATTCTCTCAATAGTTATGAACTTCCTGGACGCGAACAAATAGAAAAAGTGGCAAAGAATTTATACAGCTACTTAAAAAACCGCAGAATGCAGAGAGTATCTGGTGAAGCAACAGCTCAACCTACTGAGGAACTCAGTAAGCTTATCCTTGCACCCGTAGCTGAGAAGTTGGGGCAGAAACGCCTATTAATTGTTGGTGATGAGGCTTTGCAATATATTCCTTTTGCAGCATTAAATGACCTAACCCCCCCTTCCCTGGTAGGGAAGGGGGAGCAAGTTCAACTCCCCTCCCCTACTAGGGGAGGGGTTGGGGGAGAGGTCTATCAGCCATTGGTAGTCAATCATGAAATTATTAATCTGCCTTCCGCCTCTACTATTGCCATTCTCCGCAAAGAACTCAAAGGACGCACCAAAGCACCGAAAAATCTCGCTGTCCTTGCTGACCCGGTATTCAGTGCTGAGGATGAGAGAGTTTCTATCAAACCATCAAATATTACCAATGACCCCGACATTCAACTACAAGCCTCTGCCCTGAAGCGGTCTGTTAGCAATATCAACCTCGGCAATATGGAACGGCTCAAAGGCACTCGTACTGAAGCGCAGGAGATTCTCAAACTAGTGCCGTCATCAGATGAGCTACAAGCTTTGGATTTTGATGCTAATTACAACTGGGCAACTAGTAAACAACTAAGTCAATACCGCATAGTTCACTTTGCTACCCACGGCTTGGTTGACAGCAACGACCCAGAATTATCTGGGATAGTGCTTTCTCTGGTTGACAAACAAGGCAGACCCCAGAGAGGTCTTCTGCGACTCGATGATATCTTCAATCTCAACTTACCCGCAGAGTTAGTAGTTCTAAGTGCTTGTAAAACTGGGCTGGGTAAAGAAGTGAAGGGAGAAGGATTAGTAGGATTGACAAGAGGATTAATGTATGCAGGTACAGCTAGGGTTGTAGTGTCTTTATGGAATGTTGATGATGAGGCGACATCGTTGTTAATGCAGAAATTTTACAACCAAATGTTGCAGCGTGGGTTATCTCCAGCCGCCGCCCTCAGAGCCGCACAACTCCAATTATGGCAACAGGAACAGTGGCGTGATCCTTATTCTTGGGCAGGTTTTACCTTACTTGGGGAATGGCGGGAATAG